In Treponema sp. OMZ 798, the following proteins share a genomic window:
- a CDS encoding dicarboxylate/amino acid:cation symporter — protein MLKKWKNLGIANQVLICVIVGGVIGAIVGPSLIVFEPIGKMFIRAVQMMVIIIVGPAMISGFCSVESPKQIGKTGTKIILLFVLQYIIACTIALLLVNIFKPGVGTAAQIPPGFTYTPNRQSFIDMITNVIPKNPVAAFAEGNLLQIVFVVVVFASIMSAQSKKYPTLLTFFTEFTDVAMNMLNAIMKFAPYAAGIIMAYSIGVNGPKILGSLALFVVLIYIGELVIAGTNVLLIGASGLNMKKYLGIIKKPAILAFTTSSSLAALPANIQAVEEAGVPKGIGIFGTTLGNVVGMSGTVLYQVISVVFISQAYGLNITLSSQIIIAITAATVCVSLVGVPGAGTATIGILLLSAGLPVEGLGLVMAVDRIADMPRTMNNVFGDTTATIMAAKIDKLLKPDSPLLKQNK, from the coding sequence ATGTTAAAAAAGTGGAAAAACTTAGGAATTGCCAATCAAGTTTTAATATGTGTTATTGTTGGAGGCGTTATCGGTGCTATCGTCGGTCCTTCACTGATTGTGTTTGAACCTATAGGAAAAATGTTTATCAGAGCGGTACAAATGATGGTAATAATCATTGTTGGACCCGCTATGATAAGCGGTTTTTGTTCTGTTGAAAGTCCAAAACAAATAGGAAAAACCGGTACAAAAATTATATTGTTATTTGTACTTCAATACATTATTGCTTGTACAATAGCCTTATTACTGGTAAACATATTTAAACCCGGAGTAGGCACTGCAGCTCAAATTCCTCCCGGATTTACATATACACCTAACAGGCAAAGTTTCATAGACATGATAACGAATGTAATACCCAAGAATCCTGTTGCAGCCTTTGCTGAAGGAAATTTATTGCAGATAGTTTTTGTAGTTGTTGTATTTGCAAGCATAATGTCTGCCCAATCAAAAAAATATCCTACATTACTTACCTTTTTTACAGAGTTTACTGATGTTGCTATGAATATGTTAAATGCAATAATGAAATTTGCTCCATACGCAGCAGGAATAATAATGGCTTACTCTATAGGAGTTAATGGTCCCAAGATTCTAGGTTCTTTAGCTTTATTTGTTGTTCTTATATATATAGGAGAGTTAGTAATTGCGGGAACAAATGTTTTGTTAATAGGCGCATCCGGCCTTAATATGAAAAAATATCTAGGAATTATCAAAAAACCGGCCATATTGGCTTTTACAACATCCTCCTCATTGGCTGCACTCCCTGCAAATATTCAAGCTGTTGAAGAAGCCGGTGTTCCTAAAGGTATTGGTATATTCGGCACAACTCTTGGAAATGTAGTAGGAATGAGCGGTACTGTTCTTTATCAAGTTATAAGTGTTGTATTTATCTCTCAAGCTTATGGTTTGAACATAACATTAAGCTCACAAATAATTATTGCTATAACGGCAGCAACCGTTTGTGTTTCATTAGTTGGTGTTCCAGGGGCCGGAACTGCAACTATAGGAATTCTTTTACTTTCAGCAGGTTTGCCGGTCGAAGGCTTAGGCCTTGTTATGGCGGTGGATAGAATTGCCGATATGCCTAGAACAATGAATAATGTATTTGGTGATACAACAGCTACGATAATGGCCGCAAAAATAGACAAACTATTAAAACCGGATTCACCATTATTAAAACAAAATAAATAA
- a CDS encoding TRAP transporter large permease subunit: MKKIVTGFILALTAVLIVLPFIVHIAVGFGKNSLEYERLIVQLVFVFACFAGIITTIEKKQLNIEVFTSKFDKKIQLIINRLLSCANIAILTAVFFSVFPNYNILSSEDHVLYIPIKIFFSALPPMYFIMLALEIKRNTCIVSSILGLLAGFLISTGSILGLLNLIFGSLYPEINDSGFALVLSDIFMFMQAFSAKGIWAIVFLFAVFSLFGMPLYIVLSGLAYFAFMTTGGYVESIPMETYNILTDTSIAAIPLFTVAGYLLAGGSAGKRLLDFVKSSVGCIRGGVVIAAVLVATFFTTFTGASGVTILALGGILSVILTGSGYSEDDSEALITASGSIGLLLPPSLAVIVYGATNFMTVNIFDLFRGAVLPGVLLALSMMAIGIIKDKNSKRIRFSREALFQSFKAAFFELLLPILIVVVYFGGYFSLFETAAFTVLYSFVLEVFIRKDFSIKKALEVVLQSIPVAGGVLVIIGAAKGLALFLVYAGIPEMLSELAITFVGSKILFLLLLNIVLLIVGCIMDLYSAILVVSPLIIPVAESFGIHPVHTGVIFLTNLALGFLTPPIGINLFIASYTFKKPVVKIVKSILPYLAIQFVILLLITYIPWFSTAFIK; the protein is encoded by the coding sequence ATGAAAAAAATAGTTACCGGTTTTATTTTAGCTCTTACGGCAGTACTTATTGTACTGCCTTTTATAGTCCACATAGCCGTAGGTTTTGGCAAAAATAGTTTAGAGTATGAACGCCTGATTGTTCAGCTGGTCTTTGTTTTTGCATGTTTTGCAGGTATCATAACAACAATAGAAAAAAAACAACTCAATATAGAAGTTTTTACTTCCAAATTCGATAAAAAAATTCAGCTAATCATCAACCGGCTTTTATCCTGTGCAAATATCGCAATCCTTACAGCCGTATTTTTCTCGGTATTCCCGAACTACAATATACTTTCTTCGGAAGATCATGTTTTGTATATTCCTATAAAAATTTTCTTTTCAGCCCTGCCTCCAATGTATTTTATAATGCTTGCATTGGAAATAAAAAGAAACACTTGCATAGTTTCAAGTATTTTAGGGCTATTAGCAGGATTTTTAATAAGTACCGGCTCTATTCTGGGGCTTTTAAATCTGATATTCGGTTCATTGTACCCCGAAATAAACGATTCGGGCTTTGCTTTAGTTTTAAGCGACATTTTTATGTTTATGCAAGCTTTTTCGGCAAAGGGAATTTGGGCTATAGTTTTTCTATTCGCCGTATTCAGTCTTTTCGGTATGCCGCTTTACATTGTACTTTCAGGTCTGGCATATTTTGCCTTTATGACCACAGGAGGCTATGTAGAAAGCATCCCCATGGAAACTTATAATATTTTGACCGATACATCAATCGCTGCAATACCCCTATTTACGGTTGCGGGCTACCTTTTAGCAGGAGGAAGTGCCGGAAAAAGGCTTTTGGACTTTGTAAAAAGCTCTGTCGGCTGTATAAGGGGCGGAGTTGTGATTGCAGCAGTCTTGGTTGCAACCTTTTTTACAACCTTTACAGGGGCCTCGGGAGTAACTATCTTAGCCCTTGGAGGAATTTTAAGCGTAATTTTAACGGGCTCAGGCTATTCCGAAGATGACTCGGAAGCTCTTATAACGGCATCCGGGTCCATAGGACTTTTATTACCTCCAAGTCTGGCCGTTATAGTCTATGGGGCAACTAATTTTATGACCGTAAACATATTTGACCTCTTTAGGGGGGCCGTTCTTCCGGGAGTGCTTTTGGCCTTATCGATGATGGCCATAGGAATTATAAAGGATAAAAACTCAAAAAGAATCAGGTTTTCAAGGGAGGCTCTTTTTCAAAGCTTTAAAGCGGCATTTTTTGAGCTTCTTCTCCCCATTCTAATAGTAGTTGTATATTTCGGAGGCTATTTCAGCCTTTTTGAAACCGCAGCTTTTACGGTTTTATATTCGTTTGTATTGGAAGTGTTTATTAGAAAAGACTTTAGCATAAAAAAAGCCCTTGAAGTTGTTTTACAAAGTATACCGGTTGCCGGAGGAGTCCTTGTAATAATAGGAGCCGCAAAGGGATTGGCCCTATTTTTAGTATATGCAGGAATCCCCGAAATGCTTTCGGAGCTTGCAATTACCTTTGTCGGATCAAAAATTTTATTTTTGCTGTTATTAAACATAGTGCTTTTGATAGTAGGCTGTATTATGGACCTATACTCGGCTATTTTGGTAGTATCGCCTCTTATAATTCCTGTTGCCGAAAGCTTCGGTATACACCCGGTACATACCGGAGTAATATTTTTAACTAACCTGGCTCTCGGCTTTTTAACACCGCCTATAGGAATAAATCTTTTTATAGCAAGTTATACATTTAAAAAGCCTGTCGTAAAAATAGTAAAGAGCATACTGCCCTATCTGGCTATTCAATTTGTTATTTTGCTTTTAATTACATATATTCCATGGTTCAGCACAGCTTTTATCAAATAA
- a CDS encoding TRAP transporter TatT component family protein translates to MKNKIIFTLIIIISLIFSSCSIKKMAYNSAANAMAPLPEKKVKPVPDAPDPITALTGEDDVELVGEVFPIILKLYEGMHIANPAHRGLAIMTGELYIMYANVYVEGPANYLSDDEYDKKDKAFLRAKKFYKRGYNKILSALDTAYPGFTEAINSDNPEKIEAMLKKCKSYDTEALHWAGAGILAAFSLDPLDIQSLQSVQGAVLMLEKVCRLDPGYSGGATWEILAKFYASAPDSLGGGIEKAEKAYKKAIELSQGKSPSIYVTYALSFCVPKQDSKGFDEAIEKALAINPESDPNNKLVISISQRYAGWLKQNKDMFILGE, encoded by the coding sequence ATGAAAAATAAAATTATCTTTACTCTCATCATTATTATAAGCCTGATTTTTTCTTCTTGCTCGATAAAAAAGATGGCTTACAATTCTGCTGCCAATGCAATGGCTCCTTTACCTGAAAAAAAGGTAAAACCGGTTCCCGATGCACCTGATCCGATTACTGCCCTAACGGGAGAAGACGATGTAGAACTGGTCGGCGAGGTTTTTCCCATCATTTTAAAACTATATGAGGGCATGCACATTGCAAATCCTGCTCATAGGGGGCTTGCCATAATGACGGGCGAGCTTTACATAATGTATGCAAATGTCTATGTGGAAGGTCCTGCCAACTATCTTTCGGATGACGAATACGATAAAAAGGATAAGGCCTTTTTAAGAGCAAAAAAATTTTATAAAAGGGGTTATAACAAAATCCTTTCAGCCCTGGATACGGCCTATCCGGGATTTACCGAAGCAATAAACTCCGATAATCCGGAAAAAATAGAAGCAATGCTAAAAAAATGCAAGTCCTACGACACGGAAGCCCTGCATTGGGCCGGGGCCGGTATTTTAGCGGCCTTTTCCCTTGACCCATTAGATATTCAAAGCTTACAGTCCGTGCAGGGAGCCGTCTTAATGCTCGAAAAAGTTTGCCGCCTTGATCCGGGCTATTCCGGCGGGGCAACATGGGAAATTTTAGCAAAATTTTATGCCTCGGCTCCTGACAGCCTAGGCGGCGGTATTGAAAAGGCCGAAAAAGCCTATAAAAAGGCCATTGAGCTTTCTCAAGGAAAAAGTCCTTCAATATATGTAACCTACGCCCTTTCTTTTTGTGTACCTAAACAGGATAGCAAGGGATTTGATGAGGCAATAGAAAAAGCCCTAGCAATCAATCCCGAGTCGGATCCGAATAATAAACTGGTCATCAGCATTTCACAAAGATATGCAGGATGGCTAAAGCAAAACAAAGATATGTTCATATTGGGAGAATAA
- a CDS encoding aspartate/glutamate racemase family protein translates to MEKIIGIIGGMGPESTVDLFEKLVHLDISNTDQEHVRVIIDCNTKIPDRNEAYFGIGPSPLPGLKESAKILQDAGCGLIIIACNSAHLWYNEIIHAVDIPVLNIMKASLWLLKNTITDVKVVGLMGSEAMYVSNIYHKVYETANIKILSPSPEEIKELMSFIRCVKSGDKSEDISKKCNIIANNLAERGAETIIAGCTEVPILLNGCTLPVPIIDASYALAKQAVYFAKNKYKDVL, encoded by the coding sequence ATGGAAAAAATAATTGGAATTATAGGCGGAATGGGGCCTGAGTCTACTGTAGATTTATTCGAAAAGCTAGTACATTTAGACATATCTAATACAGATCAAGAACATGTTCGTGTTATAATTGATTGTAATACAAAAATTCCGGATAGAAATGAGGCATATTTTGGAATAGGGCCATCTCCTCTTCCCGGTCTTAAAGAATCAGCTAAGATTTTGCAAGATGCAGGATGCGGCCTTATAATAATTGCATGTAATTCTGCTCATTTATGGTATAACGAAATAATACATGCTGTAGATATACCTGTATTGAATATAATGAAGGCTTCTTTATGGCTTTTAAAAAATACTATAACTGATGTAAAAGTCGTAGGCTTGATGGGAAGTGAGGCTATGTATGTATCAAATATTTATCATAAAGTGTATGAAACAGCAAATATAAAAATATTATCTCCTTCTCCAGAAGAAATTAAAGAACTTATGAGCTTTATAAGATGTGTAAAAAGCGGGGACAAAAGTGAAGATATTTCTAAAAAATGTAACATAATTGCAAATAACTTAGCTGAAAGAGGCGCAGAAACAATAATTGCCGGATGTACTGAGGTCCCGATATTACTAAATGGCTGTACGCTTCCGGTTCCAATAATTGATGCGAGTTATGCGCTTGCAAAACAGGCTGTATATTTTGCAAAAAACAAATATAAGGATGTTTTATGA
- the xseA gene encoding exodeoxyribonuclease VII large subunit → MVQTYSVYEITLQIKELLERGFGYVSIEGEISNFRPSAAGHLYFTLKDDKASIQAVMFKGKTRSLSFEPKDGMTVKAEGAISVYEQRGSYQIIIEEMSLAGEGNILKMLEERKKKLAAEGLFDSERKKALTYFPNRIAVITSPTGAAVRDIINVVKRRNEKIGIVVLPAIVQGEEAAPALIRQLKIADEKNLGDVIIIGRGGGSLEDLLPFSDEELVRAIAACKTPVISAVGHEIDWALSDFAADMRAPTPSAAAELAAPVLNDIMYSIAVNRDDLTQNIENRLERIRLMLNNFKPDSLELRFRNIQQPLLVRFDNAKEEILAGMQDRCREFKQKLLILNKILEGANPQAILDRGYSIVRNAETGKTIRSFSQVKEGELVLIQPSKGTIEAEVKKARG, encoded by the coding sequence ATGGTGCAAACTTATTCCGTATATGAAATTACTTTGCAGATAAAAGAGCTTTTAGAAAGAGGCTTCGGCTATGTTTCGATTGAAGGCGAAATTTCAAACTTCCGCCCCTCGGCGGCCGGCCACCTCTATTTTACTTTAAAGGATGACAAGGCTTCAATTCAGGCCGTGATGTTTAAGGGAAAGACCCGCAGTTTGAGCTTTGAGCCAAAGGACGGCATGACCGTAAAAGCGGAAGGAGCAATTTCGGTATATGAACAGCGCGGTTCTTATCAGATTATTATCGAAGAAATGAGCCTTGCGGGTGAGGGCAATATTTTAAAAATGCTTGAAGAGCGCAAAAAAAAACTCGCCGCTGAGGGGCTTTTCGATTCCGAAAGGAAAAAAGCCCTGACTTATTTTCCGAACCGCATTGCAGTAATTACAAGCCCCACGGGGGCCGCAGTCAGGGACATTATAAATGTGGTAAAAAGACGGAACGAAAAAATCGGAATAGTTGTGCTTCCGGCGATAGTGCAGGGGGAAGAGGCCGCTCCCGCCCTAATCAGGCAGTTAAAAATTGCCGACGAAAAAAACTTGGGCGATGTCATTATAATAGGGCGGGGCGGAGGCTCTTTGGAAGACCTTCTTCCCTTTTCGGATGAAGAGCTTGTAAGGGCAATAGCGGCCTGCAAAACGCCGGTCATCTCTGCCGTAGGCCACGAAATAGACTGGGCCTTATCGGACTTTGCTGCCGACATGAGGGCTCCAACTCCCTCCGCAGCCGCAGAGCTGGCCGCTCCCGTCTTAAACGATATAATGTACTCCATAGCCGTAAACCGCGATGACCTTACACAAAACATCGAAAACCGCCTTGAAAGGATAAGGCTCATGCTGAATAATTTTAAGCCCGATTCCTTGGAACTGCGCTTTAGAAACATTCAGCAGCCCCTTCTTGTACGATTCGACAATGCAAAGGAAGAAATCCTTGCCGGTATGCAGGATAGGTGCCGGGAATTTAAGCAAAAGCTTTTAATTTTAAACAAGATTTTGGAAGGGGCGAACCCTCAAGCTATCTTGGACAGGGGCTACTCCATTGTGCGCAATGCCGAAACAGGCAAAACCATCCGCTCCTTTTCGCAAGTTAAAGAAGGAGAGCTGGTTTTAATCCAACCTTCAAAAGGAACAATTGAAGCTGAGGTAAAAAAAGCGAGGGGTTAA
- a CDS encoding low specificity L-threonine aldolase, which produces MIDLRSDTITIPRKEMLMTINTAQLGDDGRISEITGKGEDETTNRLEELCAHITGKEDSCFVPSGTFANTVSIMALSSPENKILVDDTMHLYRSEKALFSKKIANLKPLFYKLKDNGKPDISSIKTILGSYEVKVMCIENTHNFRGGVVLSPNEIREIYECAKKRNVHVYMDGARLFNAVAALNVKTKEICQYADSLMFCFSKGLGAPIGSVVCGEKEFIKEVREMRKILGGGLRQSGVITAPAIYAIENNIEKLAEDNKKAFKFASGIENLEKIYVDIEKVQSNIVMIDVSKTNKTANEVVEILTNNGLCLGVVEKNLIRAVFHQDVTQEDVVNAIGICKSVFE; this is translated from the coding sequence ATGATTGATTTAAGAAGCGATACTATAACAATTCCTCGAAAAGAAATGTTAATGACTATTAATACTGCTCAACTTGGTGATGATGGAAGAATATCTGAAATAACAGGCAAGGGAGAGGATGAAACTACGAACCGATTAGAAGAACTTTGTGCTCATATAACCGGAAAAGAGGATTCTTGTTTTGTTCCATCAGGTACATTTGCAAACACGGTATCGATCATGGCTTTAAGTTCACCAGAAAATAAGATCCTTGTAGATGATACAATGCATCTCTATAGATCGGAAAAAGCTTTATTCTCAAAAAAAATTGCCAATCTTAAGCCTCTTTTTTATAAGTTAAAAGATAATGGAAAACCTGATATATCAAGTATAAAAACTATATTAGGTTCTTATGAAGTAAAAGTTATGTGTATTGAAAATACTCATAACTTTAGAGGCGGAGTTGTTTTATCTCCAAATGAAATTAGAGAAATATATGAGTGTGCAAAAAAAAGGAACGTACATGTCTATATGGACGGAGCCCGATTATTTAATGCCGTAGCAGCCCTTAATGTAAAAACAAAAGAAATATGTCAATATGCCGATTCATTGATGTTTTGTTTTTCAAAAGGATTAGGAGCTCCTATTGGGTCTGTTGTTTGTGGAGAAAAAGAATTTATAAAAGAAGTACGAGAAATGAGAAAAATTTTAGGCGGCGGGCTGCGTCAATCAGGAGTTATAACAGCTCCGGCAATTTATGCCATTGAAAACAATATTGAAAAACTTGCTGAAGACAATAAAAAGGCATTTAAATTTGCTTCAGGTATTGAAAACTTGGAAAAAATTTATGTAGATATTGAGAAAGTTCAAAGCAATATTGTCATGATTGATGTTTCAAAAACAAATAAAACAGCTAATGAGGTTGTTGAAATTTTAACAAATAACGGCTTGTGTTTGGGTGTTGTAGAAAAGAATCTCATTAGAGCTGTTTTTCACCAGGATGTGACACAAGAAGATGTTGTGAATGCAATTGGTATTTGTAAATCGGTCTTTGAATAA
- the dctP gene encoding TRAP transporter substrate-binding protein DctP yields the protein MKKKLLFVFFALIMVSGIFAQQKIVLKIASSAPARTPWDIELKKLAQEWNKITKGLVSVRFMDMTVLGGEKAGVVKMKPSRPGQRPQIDGAILTPVGLNELAPNAKIFTLSLPFLIQSQEELDLILSKYGYAFESEIQKNGCKLITWSNVGWLSFYTKDSYSGLDELKKIKMLCSNDTKDFTDVLKISGFNVLPVDPAKFNQELKASAGARSFASVSILTYTLRLYKDVSYMLDARLCPIMAGFVMSDESWALIPDQYKPAMLEAMNKTTKNLNAALEDMEKQYVKEMKQAGIKIISLNHQQKKDWTKEFHEDMKKVQKIMPNLINTEIYEKITKELEAYRK from the coding sequence ATGAAGAAAAAATTATTATTTGTTTTTTTTGCACTTATAATGGTTTCAGGAATCTTTGCTCAACAGAAAATTGTTTTAAAGATTGCAAGTAGTGCCCCGGCAAGAACTCCTTGGGATATCGAATTAAAAAAGTTAGCCCAAGAGTGGAATAAGATAACCAAGGGCCTTGTAAGCGTCAGATTTATGGATATGACCGTTCTTGGAGGAGAAAAAGCAGGGGTTGTAAAAATGAAGCCTTCACGCCCGGGGCAAAGGCCTCAAATAGACGGAGCCATTTTAACTCCCGTAGGCCTAAATGAGCTTGCACCGAATGCAAAAATTTTTACCCTTTCCCTGCCTTTTTTAATACAAAGTCAAGAAGAACTTGATTTGATTTTAAGCAAATACGGATATGCCTTTGAAAGTGAAATTCAAAAAAACGGATGTAAGCTTATAACATGGTCCAATGTAGGCTGGCTTTCTTTCTACACAAAGGATTCATATTCCGGTCTTGATGAGCTAAAAAAGATTAAAATGCTATGCTCAAACGATACAAAGGACTTTACTGATGTGCTGAAAATTTCAGGTTTTAATGTATTACCCGTAGATCCCGCCAAATTTAATCAGGAGTTAAAGGCTTCGGCAGGAGCAAGGAGTTTTGCATCTGTTTCTATCCTTACTTACACACTCAGGCTATATAAGGATGTATCCTACATGCTTGATGCCCGTCTATGTCCCATTATGGCAGGCTTTGTTATGTCGGACGAATCTTGGGCACTCATACCTGACCAATACAAACCGGCAATGTTAGAAGCGATGAATAAAACGACTAAGAATTTGAATGCAGCCCTTGAGGACATGGAAAAACAATATGTAAAAGAAATGAAGCAGGCAGGTATAAAAATAATAAGCCTTAACCATCAGCAAAAAAAGGACTGGACAAAGGAATTCCATGAAGATATGAAAAAGGTTCAAAAGATTATGCCGAACCTTATAAATACAGAAATCTACGAAAAAATAACAAAAGAGCTTGAAGCATACCGCAAATAA
- a CDS encoding methylaspartate ammonia-lyase has translation MKIIDAYCSRGQGGFFYDDQMAIRLGAKSDGFIYKGEIKTKGFRSIRQRSESISIILELDDGQIAIGDCVSVQYSGAGGRDPLFIADTYYNFIDDEVLPKIIGRNFTSFREAAEECDNMNDKSSGRKIHAAIRYGLTGALLDAFAKYKHITMAEVVAKEYGTKISKDIIPIYVQSGDSRYENVDKMILKDVDVLPHGLINNVEEKLGNEGEKLLEYIQWILSRIKELRPGEKYSPILHFDTYGTIGLAFGSDNYKDICEYFKKVQNVAGNHKVRIEFPIDGGSKEKTIKYVSELTQFMKKEDIKIDIVNDEWCNTIEDMRDFINAGAGNIIHIKTPDLGGINNAIEAVLLCNKYGFGAFLGGSCTETDISARISANIALATCPIQAIAKPGMGVDEGLMILYNEMSRVLTILNRRTSH, from the coding sequence ATGAAAATAATTGATGCTTACTGTTCACGCGGACAGGGAGGTTTTTTTTATGATGATCAAATGGCTATAAGACTAGGAGCAAAATCAGACGGGTTTATTTACAAAGGAGAAATAAAAACAAAAGGGTTCCGGTCAATCAGGCAGCGAAGTGAATCTATATCAATTATATTGGAATTGGATGATGGACAAATAGCTATAGGAGATTGTGTATCTGTTCAATACTCCGGAGCAGGAGGCAGAGATCCCTTGTTTATAGCAGATACATATTATAATTTTATTGATGACGAAGTACTTCCAAAAATAATCGGCAGAAACTTTACTTCATTTAGAGAAGCTGCTGAAGAATGTGATAATATGAATGATAAATCGAGCGGGAGGAAAATTCATGCAGCTATTAGATATGGATTAACAGGTGCATTACTGGATGCTTTTGCAAAATATAAGCATATAACAATGGCAGAGGTTGTTGCAAAAGAATATGGAACAAAAATATCAAAGGATATAATTCCTATTTACGTACAATCCGGTGATTCAAGATATGAAAATGTCGACAAAATGATATTAAAGGATGTTGATGTTTTGCCGCATGGGCTAATTAACAATGTTGAAGAAAAACTCGGAAACGAAGGTGAAAAACTTCTTGAATATATTCAATGGATATTAAGTAGAATTAAAGAACTTCGGCCGGGTGAAAAATATTCCCCAATTCTTCATTTTGATACATACGGTACGATTGGGCTAGCCTTTGGGTCGGATAACTACAAGGATATTTGTGAATATTTTAAAAAAGTGCAAAATGTTGCCGGAAATCATAAAGTCCGGATAGAATTTCCAATAGATGGAGGCAGTAAAGAAAAAACAATAAAGTATGTTTCTGAACTTACTCAATTTATGAAAAAAGAAGATATAAAGATAGATATTGTAAATGATGAATGGTGTAACACAATAGAAGATATGCGCGATTTTATAAATGCCGGAGCAGGAAATATAATACACATTAAAACTCCTGATCTAGGAGGTATTAACAATGCAATTGAGGCTGTTTTACTTTGTAATAAATATGGGTTTGGAGCTTTTTTAGGAGGCAGCTGTACCGAAACAGATATTTCAGCAAGGATAAGTGCCAATATCGCATTAGCAACCTGCCCAATCCAAGCTATAGCTAAACCGGGAATGGGCGTCGATGAAGGTTTAATGATTTTATATAATGAAATGTCGAGAGTATTAACGATTTTAAACAGAAGAACTTCACATTAA